A window of the Gemmatimonadaceae bacterium genome harbors these coding sequences:
- a CDS encoding glycoside hydrolase domain-containing protein gives MTTALVQVGRQFWRARVAALTAAGAAAATLAVISAMMACSPRVVVVPTGRPAPATVAAAPADGLHPELTLVDVATQGDGDWLRYRIPALTVAPNGNLLAFYDGRPSMQDLPSPISLLMRRSTDGGRTWQAPRIIRSAPAPAGFGDPSALVDRMTGQVFVFHAASIDAGFGSSTTGSDDADPRVLHADYGVSSDNGATWTYRRITAELKAGHADWAGLFAASGEAIQIRRGRYAGRLIQQYTVRIKNSNYAFSAYSDDHGATWHTSEPVGPGADENKTVELSDGRILLNARAAPFRLIAFSSDGGATYTTLAADTALPDPGNNGSIIRAFPDADPADPRARMLLFSNAANRQVRRDLTVRLSCDNGATWPVSRMVQTGAAAYSTLTPLRGPDGRLGGRYGLLYERDGYRYISFTSFTLEWLGGGCGATATGAREAAATASTSTQSTASLALRPVIDAIYPNDPPGFLGDRIQPWVEVINTGTASLTDIAITATKASGTCRFQSLVPGATTVCRNNAPYRIVTAADLAAGSWAPVFRATARAGAAIIEGSAALFPVELIERRTATPRHATTWVPTGVFESSSFVRVPRVGAPGEALADGARLDLLVPRNSRTSAQLVVTAPAELNQLRVDIGPLVSRSGTKLPATTVEVRYPDYVVDLEAGGLVEDPLRAMASVDVEAGRNQPVWITARVPAAARPGIYGADVVVKSAAGVIGRYRLQLAVPEATMRRVADRPFVLDLWAHPDAVADYLRLKPWSDAHFAALAPYWADLAATGQRVINVAITEDPWLVDHQGTIRAQTWSPYRSTVDWHWDGARFAFNFDVFDRLVSDALRAGIGPDIHAFGLLQFQGRDRIAYTDTRTGERRSETVALESPRYREAWTSFLAAFEQHLQEKGWLERTRLAFDEQPLARMTAVFDLLRAAGPAWPNRVALAANSLAEGDIAQVIAFNFAFLDRVPQALIDRRRAAGRRTLFYTWAEPVAPNTITGTPPYNLRTLPWVAAARHLDGYLRWSYNSWPRDVYEQPKFRYAQGDEYLVYPGADGPVSSIRWELFRDGLEDVELLDLAGKQTGGSARAAEALAAVNAVGSSASASWASLVAHRARLIAALARP, from the coding sequence GTGACGACGGCGCTGGTCCAAGTAGGGCGACAATTTTGGCGTGCCCGCGTCGCCGCGCTCACTGCGGCGGGCGCGGCCGCCGCGACCCTCGCGGTGATCTCGGCTATGATGGCCTGCTCACCGCGCGTGGTCGTGGTGCCAACTGGACGCCCGGCACCGGCGACGGTTGCCGCGGCGCCCGCCGACGGACTGCATCCCGAGTTGACGCTCGTGGATGTCGCTACGCAGGGAGATGGTGACTGGCTGCGCTACCGCATCCCGGCGCTGACCGTCGCCCCCAACGGCAATCTGCTCGCGTTCTACGACGGGCGGCCGAGCATGCAGGACCTGCCCTCCCCCATCTCGTTGCTCATGCGCCGCTCGACCGATGGCGGGCGCACGTGGCAGGCGCCGCGAATCATCCGGTCGGCACCCGCTCCCGCCGGATTCGGCGATCCCTCGGCGCTGGTGGACCGGATGACGGGCCAGGTGTTCGTCTTTCATGCCGCGTCCATCGACGCCGGCTTCGGGAGCTCCACGACGGGGAGCGACGACGCCGATCCCAGGGTGCTGCACGCCGACTACGGCGTGTCGAGCGACAACGGCGCCACGTGGACCTACCGGCGGATCACCGCCGAGCTGAAGGCAGGCCACGCCGACTGGGCCGGCCTGTTCGCGGCGTCGGGAGAAGCGATTCAGATCCGGCGGGGACGCTACGCTGGCCGGCTGATCCAGCAGTACACGGTGCGCATCAAGAACAGCAATTATGCGTTCAGCGCCTACTCCGACGACCACGGTGCGACGTGGCACACGTCCGAGCCGGTGGGTCCGGGGGCCGACGAGAACAAGACGGTCGAACTGTCGGACGGGCGGATCCTGCTCAATGCGCGTGCCGCACCATTTCGCCTGATCGCCTTCTCGTCCGACGGCGGCGCCACGTACACGACGCTGGCGGCCGACACCGCGCTTCCCGACCCGGGCAACAACGGGTCGATCATTCGCGCGTTTCCGGATGCCGACCCGGCGGATCCGCGCGCTCGCATGCTGCTCTTCTCGAACGCTGCCAATCGGCAGGTGCGCCGCGACCTCACCGTGCGGTTAAGCTGCGACAACGGCGCCACCTGGCCCGTGAGCCGCATGGTCCAGACGGGCGCCGCCGCCTACTCCACGCTCACGCCGTTGCGCGGGCCCGATGGCCGACTCGGCGGTCGGTACGGCCTTCTCTATGAGCGAGACGGCTACCGTTACATCTCCTTCACGAGTTTCACGCTCGAGTGGCTGGGCGGCGGTTGCGGGGCGACCGCCACCGGTGCGCGCGAAGCGGCGGCTACGGCAAGCACGTCGACGCAGTCTACCGCATCGCTCGCGCTGCGACCCGTGATCGACGCCATCTACCCGAACGATCCGCCAGGCTTCCTGGGCGATCGCATTCAGCCGTGGGTCGAGGTGATCAACACCGGCACCGCGTCGCTGACGGACATCGCCATCACGGCCACCAAGGCCAGCGGCACGTGCCGATTTCAGTCGCTCGTCCCAGGCGCCACGACGGTCTGCCGCAACAACGCGCCATACCGGATCGTCACGGCGGCGGATCTCGCGGCCGGTTCGTGGGCGCCCGTCTTTCGCGCCACCGCCCGCGCGGGCGCGGCCATCATCGAGGGGAGCGCGGCGCTGTTTCCGGTGGAGTTGATCGAGCGACGCACCGCGACGCCACGCCATGCCACCACGTGGGTACCGACCGGCGTCTTCGAGTCCTCGTCGTTCGTTCGCGTGCCGCGAGTCGGCGCGCCGGGCGAGGCGCTCGCCGATGGCGCGCGGCTCGACCTGCTGGTGCCGCGCAACTCCCGGACTTCAGCGCAGCTGGTTGTCACGGCACCGGCTGAATTGAATCAATTGCGCGTCGATATCGGACCTCTCGTCTCGCGGTCGGGCACGAAGCTGCCAGCCACGACCGTCGAAGTCCGCTATCCGGACTACGTCGTCGACCTCGAAGCCGGCGGCCTGGTCGAGGACCCGCTTCGCGCGATGGCGTCGGTGGATGTCGAGGCCGGACGCAACCAGCCGGTCTGGATCACTGCGCGCGTGCCGGCCGCCGCTCGCCCGGGGATTTATGGCGCCGATGTCGTGGTGAAGAGCGCGGCGGGAGTCATCGGACGCTACCGCCTGCAGCTTGCAGTGCCGGAGGCGACGATGCGTCGCGTCGCCGACCGGCCGTTCGTGCTGGATCTCTGGGCGCACCCGGACGCGGTTGCCGATTACCTCCGCCTGAAACCGTGGAGCGACGCCCACTTCGCCGCGCTCGCCCCCTATTGGGCCGATCTCGCCGCAACCGGGCAGCGCGTCATCAACGTGGCGATCACGGAGGATCCCTGGCTGGTCGATCATCAGGGGACGATTCGCGCGCAGACCTGGAGTCCGTACCGCTCGACCGTCGATTGGCATTGGGACGGCGCGCGCTTCGCCTTCAACTTCGACGTATTCGACCGGCTCGTCAGCGATGCGCTCCGGGCCGGCATCGGCCCCGACATCCATGCATTCGGGCTGCTGCAGTTTCAGGGGCGGGATCGCATTGCGTACACCGACACGCGAACCGGAGAGCGACGGTCGGAGACCGTGGCGCTGGAATCGCCGCGGTATCGCGAGGCGTGGACGTCGTTTCTCGCGGCCTTCGAACAGCACCTGCAAGAGAAGGGCTGGCTTGAGCGCACGCGCCTGGCGTTCGACGAACAACCGCTGGCGCGGATGACTGCCGTGTTCGATCTGCTGCGCGCCGCCGGTCCGGCGTGGCCGAATCGCGTTGCGCTCGCGGCCAACTCGCTCGCCGAGGGCGACATCGCTCAGGTCATCGCCTTCAACTTCGCGTTTCTCGATCGCGTGCCGCAGGCGCTGATCGACCGCCGTCGCGCCGCCGGCCGCCGTACGCTGTTCTACACGTGGGCCGAGCCCGTCGCACCCAACACGATTACCGGGACGCCGCCGTACAACCTGCGCACGCTTCCCTGGGTGGCGGCGGCGCGCCACCTCGACGGCTACCTGCGCTGGAGCTACAACTCGTGGCCCCGTGACGTCTACGAACAGCCGAAGTTCCGCTATGCGCAGGGCGACGAGTATCTGGTGTATCCGGGTGCCGACGGACCGGTTTCGTCCATTCGGTGGGAACTCTTCCGTGATGGACTGGAGGATGTGGAACTGCTCGATCTGGCCGGGAAACAGACCGGCGGCAGCGCTCGTGCCGCCGAGGCGCTGGCAGCCGTGAACGCCGTCGGGTCGAGCGCGTCGGCCAGCTGGGCGTCGCTCGTCGCGCACCGCGCGCGCTTAATCGCGGCGCTCGCGCGGCCCTGA
- the ccoS gene encoding cbb3-type cytochrome oxidase assembly protein CcoS has protein sequence MSVLYLILPLALLVVFVAVAGFVWAARRGQFDDLDTPAMRALHDEVSETKQSSETDSGPRERRD, from the coding sequence ATGAGCGTGTTGTACCTGATTCTTCCGCTGGCCCTGCTCGTCGTCTTCGTGGCGGTGGCGGGTTTCGTTTGGGCGGCGCGGCGCGGGCAGTTCGACGACCTCGACACGCCGGCGATGCGCGCGCTGCACGACGAAGTCAGCGAAACGAAGCAGTCCAGCGAAACGGACTCAGGGCCGCGCGAGCGCCGCGATTAA
- a CDS encoding heavy metal translocating P-type ATPase, whose product MSTVPDAQAGAGAPAPALISCAHCGLDVPAGLIETGAERQFCCTGCRTAYAILHEHGLGQYYAFGEKRDAPVRPTGKQYEEFDHEAFQSLYVKRLRGGLCSTELYLEGVHCSSCVWLVERVPLLLSGVVRAELDIRRARAHVEWDPTAVSLAAIAQQLDVLGYPPHPYRGVAAEEMRRKEDRAMLTRIGIAGALAGNIMLLALAQYSGWFSGMEAEYERYFRIISLALTIPSLFGPGWLFFQGALAALRTRRLHIDLPIAIALLAGFTRGAVNTINGSGPIYFDAVGTLVFLLLSGRFLQNRGQRAAADAAELLGSLAPNAARVVDEQGEHRVPVEALLPGMVMSVRAGETFAADGDVTDGRSAADCSLLTGEPRPEPVDVGTRVYAGTVNLTGRLLVKVTQAGEMSRLGALLRRMEESARRRAPVVQLANRIAGWFVAAVLVVAAVTYVYGMQTDPARALDNAIALLVVTCPCALGLATPLAITVGIGRAASAGILIKGGDAIEALNHPGLILLDKTGTVTEGRVRLVRWEGAESAKPLVAALERESSHPIAIAVQQAWPVLELLEAQDVTQTAGGGIEGTVSGHRVVVGAPTFVAHRIGGPADAPEVRIDAFAEEGLTPVWVAVDGTVVARAGFGDPLRADARASIDRLRALGWRVALLSGDHPAVVRDMAQRLGIDLADAIGGASPEGKLRRVEEARTRCTVLMVGDGVNDAAAIAAATVGVGVHGGAEASMSAADVYLSRPGLRPLVELVEGAHRTMLVIRNNIIFSIAYNLLGATLALLGILDPLIAAVLMPMSSLSVVLTSWRSRTFLGSVAAEADRA is encoded by the coding sequence ATGAGCACCGTCCCTGACGCGCAGGCCGGCGCCGGCGCTCCCGCACCCGCACTCATCAGCTGCGCCCACTGCGGACTCGATGTCCCGGCGGGGCTGATCGAGACCGGTGCCGAACGCCAGTTCTGCTGCACGGGGTGCCGCACGGCGTACGCCATCCTCCACGAACACGGCCTGGGCCAGTACTACGCGTTCGGCGAGAAGCGCGACGCACCCGTCCGGCCCACGGGCAAGCAGTACGAGGAGTTCGACCACGAGGCATTCCAGTCGCTCTACGTGAAGCGGCTGCGCGGCGGCCTCTGCAGCACGGAGCTCTACCTCGAGGGCGTGCACTGCTCGTCGTGCGTCTGGCTGGTGGAACGCGTGCCGCTGCTGCTGTCGGGCGTCGTCCGTGCCGAACTCGACATCCGGCGGGCCCGTGCGCATGTCGAGTGGGATCCCACGGCTGTCTCGCTCGCCGCCATTGCGCAGCAGCTCGACGTGCTGGGATATCCGCCGCATCCGTATCGCGGCGTCGCCGCCGAGGAGATGCGCCGCAAGGAAGACCGCGCGATGCTCACGCGCATCGGCATCGCGGGCGCGCTCGCCGGCAACATCATGCTGCTCGCGCTCGCGCAGTACAGCGGCTGGTTCAGCGGCATGGAAGCCGAGTACGAGCGCTATTTCCGCATCATCTCGCTGGCGCTGACCATTCCGTCGCTCTTCGGACCCGGCTGGCTCTTCTTCCAGGGCGCGCTCGCCGCGCTGCGCACGCGCCGCCTGCACATTGACCTGCCCATCGCCATCGCCCTGCTCGCCGGCTTCACGCGCGGCGCGGTGAACACGATCAACGGCAGCGGTCCCATCTACTTCGACGCGGTCGGCACGCTCGTCTTCCTGCTGCTGAGCGGCCGCTTCCTGCAGAACCGCGGACAGCGCGCCGCGGCCGATGCGGCAGAGCTGCTCGGGTCGCTCGCGCCGAACGCGGCGCGCGTCGTCGATGAGCAGGGCGAGCACCGCGTGCCGGTCGAGGCGCTGCTGCCGGGGATGGTGATGAGCGTGCGCGCCGGGGAGACGTTCGCCGCCGACGGCGACGTCACCGACGGGCGCTCCGCCGCGGACTGTTCACTTTTGACCGGCGAGCCGCGTCCGGAGCCGGTGGACGTCGGCACGCGCGTCTACGCGGGCACCGTCAACCTCACCGGCCGCCTGCTGGTGAAGGTGACGCAGGCGGGCGAGATGAGCCGCCTCGGCGCGCTGCTGCGCCGCATGGAGGAGAGCGCGCGCCGCCGCGCGCCGGTGGTGCAGCTGGCCAATCGCATTGCCGGATGGTTCGTCGCGGCCGTGCTCGTCGTCGCCGCGGTGACCTACGTGTACGGCATGCAAACCGACCCGGCGCGCGCGCTTGACAACGCCATCGCGCTGCTGGTCGTCACCTGCCCCTGTGCGCTGGGGCTCGCCACGCCGCTCGCCATCACCGTCGGCATCGGCCGCGCGGCGAGCGCGGGCATCCTCATCAAGGGCGGCGATGCCATCGAGGCGCTGAACCATCCCGGGCTGATCCTGCTCGACAAGACCGGGACCGTCACCGAAGGACGGGTGCGCCTGGTGCGATGGGAAGGGGCGGAGAGCGCGAAGCCGCTGGTGGCCGCGCTGGAGCGCGAAAGCAGCCATCCGATCGCCATCGCCGTGCAGCAAGCCTGGCCGGTGCTGGAATTGCTCGAGGCGCAGGACGTCACGCAAACTGCTGGCGGCGGCATCGAGGGCACGGTTTCGGGTCATCGTGTGGTGGTCGGCGCACCGACGTTCGTGGCGCACCGCATCGGCGGTCCCGCCGACGCTCCCGAAGTCCGCATCGACGCGTTCGCCGAGGAAGGGCTGACGCCCGTCTGGGTGGCGGTGGACGGCACCGTCGTGGCGCGGGCCGGCTTTGGCGATCCGCTGCGCGCCGACGCGCGCGCGTCCATCGATCGCCTGCGCGCCCTCGGCTGGCGCGTGGCGCTGCTCAGCGGTGACCATCCGGCGGTGGTGCGCGACATGGCGCAGCGCCTGGGCATCGACCTCGCCGATGCGATCGGTGGCGCCTCACCGGAGGGCAAGCTGCGTCGCGTGGAAGAGGCGCGCACGCGCTGCACCGTCCTCATGGTGGGCGATGGCGTCAACGACGCCGCGGCCATTGCCGCCGCCACGGTGGGCGTAGGCGTCCACGGCGGCGCCGAGGCGTCGATGAGCGCGGCTGATGTCTACCTGTCGCGCCCCGGACTCCGGCCGCTGGTGGAACTGGTGGAGGGCGCGCATCGCACGATGCTCGTGATCCGCAACAACATCATCTTCTCCATTGCGTACAACCTGCTGGGCGCCACGCTCGCCCTGCTCGGCATCCTCGATCCGCTCATCGCCGCGGTGCTGATGCCGATGAGTTCGCTCAGCGTCGTGCTGACGAGCTGGCGCAGTCGCACGTTCCTCGGGAGCGTTGCGGCCGAGGCCGACCGCGCTTAA
- a CDS encoding sulfite exporter TauE/SafE family protein — translation MITLVGAVLVASLLGSVHCAGMCTPFVCFYAGADARASAWGHLAYNGGRLVSYLLLGAIAGAVGAGVQQVGLGVGVSRAAATLAGILMITWGVVQLLVIRGVKVPTPAPLAGAQRWMAARLRDVRELAPTARALTVGLLTTLLPCGWLYAFVITAAATGTVRDAVLVMTAFWIGTLPMMLAIGVGLRRLAGPLRDRLPVFSAMVLVAIGLYSLGGGIQRDPARVAMHARRMVPASLAQPAPAVTPDTAQRPHEHRP, via the coding sequence ATGATCACGCTGGTCGGCGCGGTCCTCGTCGCGAGCCTGCTCGGTTCCGTGCACTGCGCCGGGATGTGCACGCCCTTCGTCTGCTTCTACGCCGGCGCCGATGCGCGCGCCAGCGCGTGGGGGCACCTCGCGTACAACGGCGGCCGGCTCGTCTCGTACTTGCTGCTCGGCGCCATCGCTGGCGCGGTGGGGGCCGGCGTCCAGCAGGTGGGCCTTGGCGTTGGCGTCTCGCGCGCGGCCGCCACGCTGGCCGGCATCCTGATGATCACGTGGGGTGTCGTGCAGCTGCTGGTCATCCGCGGCGTGAAGGTGCCGACGCCGGCGCCGCTCGCCGGCGCGCAGCGGTGGATGGCGGCGCGCTTGCGCGACGTGCGCGAGCTCGCGCCGACCGCCCGAGCACTGACCGTCGGATTGCTCACCACGCTGCTGCCCTGTGGCTGGCTCTACGCGTTCGTGATCACCGCCGCGGCGACGGGCACGGTGCGTGACGCGGTGCTCGTGATGACGGCCTTCTGGATCGGTACGCTCCCGATGATGCTCGCCATCGGTGTCGGGCTTCGTCGCCTCGCGGGCCCGCTGCGCGATCGGCTGCCGGTCTTCAGCGCGATGGTCCTCGTGGCCATCGGGCTCTACTCGCTCGGCGGCGGCATCCAGAGGGATCCGGCCAGGGTCGCAATGCACGCGCGCCGGATGGTGCCGGCATCGCTGGCACAACCGGCACCCGCCGTCACTCCCGACACCGCTCAGCGCCCGCATGAGCACCGTCCCTGA